The Pseudomonadota bacterium DNA segment AGATTTTAAAATACCCTCTTTGTCTTCTCCAATCTCAAATGTACCTTTTAAGTCGTGTAAAACATCGTCGTAATGGATATCTATTAAAAAGGAGGAAGGAATATTAAGGCCATTAATTTTTAAAAAAAGAGTGCTTTCTGTGTGTTTGGTAAGGTGAGGAAGAAAAAGGTGCCCAATAATGTTGAAGCGTCTCTTTTCACCTTCTTTTAAAAAGGAAAAGTCCCTGATCTCCAGGTGATCCAATTTTAAAGAAAGAGGAAGAATTGGAAGAGAAATCGTTTTAAGATAAGTGAAAAGGTCTTTTGTTGAAAATGAAGAAGAGGGTGTTTGAGGAAGGGATGTATACGTAATAGAGTCAGCTTTTAGAAGGTTAAAGGTTACCATTGCTTTTAAAAGGTCGTGCCATTTAAAATTAATTTCAAGATTATGAATGGTTATATTTGTAGAAGAGGGGTCATCAAAAGTTACTGTTATTGATTTAAGCGTGAAATTTTTGGGAAAATCTCCTTGAAGACCTTGAATTGAAACATCAATATTTTGTTTTTTGAGATAAGCTTCTCCAGCGGAGAGAAGAAATGTTTGTCCTTTTTTTGTTTCAAAAAGCACAAAAAGTCCTCCACTTAAGACTCCAAAAAGACTTAAAAGGATTAAAAAAGTAACTATAAATCCATGAAAAAGTCGTTTGTTCAAGGGGGTTGACCTTTCGGGTATGAGTTTCATTTCTTTAAAATGAGGTATTTTGGTGAAGAAAACAAGAAGCTCTTGTTCTTTTTAAAAAGATTGTCCAATCCCTGCATATATTTGAAATGGAGAATCTACACCAGATCTTCGACGAAGAGGAAAAGCAATATCAAATCGAATGGGCCCGATAGGGGTGTAGTATCTTATGCCTCCTCCAACTCCCCAAAAAAGTGGATTTGAAAATGTAGGCGCTGGTTTGTTATAAACAGTGCCAACATCTAGAAAAGAAACAACACCAAGATCTGCTGTTATTTTAGTTAAAAGTTCAATGCCAGATTCAAAGGCTGATGTTCCCCCTAGAGGATTTTTATCTTGATCTAAAGGACCTGCTAATTGATATCCATATCCGCGTACAGATCCACCTCCTCCAGCATAAAATAATTTATCAGGAGGAACGGAATTTCTTGTTCCATTAGGCATAAATCCCAAGTTGAGATACGTAGAAAAAATGGCAGAGTCTTCGGAATCTAAGGGTTGGTGCAAGAGTTGACGCAGAAAAATACGTGCAAAATTAGATGTTCCTCCTAAAATCTTTGGAAACGGAATCAAGGACCAATCAGCTTTTATACCACTCGTTGGATTTAAAAGGCTGTTAATACTTGAATAATTAATATTAAAAGGAAGGCTTGGAAGATGATAATCATGTCCTTGTCCTTCTTTTTTAATGCGGCTTGTTGAATATTCACCTCCTAAAGACGCTTGCCAAGATTCATTTATTTTTCGTTTCAGCTGAAGAAGTCCGCTTAACCCACGTTTATGATAAGCTTCTGGTCGTTCAGATCCTCCCATCATAGATGCAACAAGGGTTTGATCGGCCCTTAGAAAATGAGGAAGTGTGTAAGTTGGCTCAATAATAGACTTAATTCTACCTGTTTGTCCTGAGATATCCAAATTATCTCCGTCTCCCAAGACATTACGATTTCCCCAAAAAGCTTTTAAAGATGCTCCTTCACTTGAAGCATAGTGGAGACCTGCTCCAATATAATATCGCTTATTTTCAATGACCCGTATCAAAACCGGAAGTTCTCCTGAGGCATTAAGTTCTTTTGCAGGAATAACATCAACAGATGTAAATAAATTAGATTGTAAAAGATTTGTTCTTAAGAGATCTATTTTTTGGGCATCAAAAACCTCTCCCTGTGTCCAAAGAACTTCATCTTGAATATAAGATGCTTCGAGTAATTTAAGCCCTTCAATAGAGACTGTTCCGAATCTTGCCAAAGGTCCTATATCTATTGAAGTTGTTACATCCATTGTATGCGTTTGT contains these protein-coding regions:
- a CDS encoding BamA/TamA family outer membrane protein yields the protein MGQNNKLYQEMLLKRLFCVFFLSSFFYFFFLKAHAQEEATQTHLPSLLHPETLLKNPLKHPALTSGINYTVSFKGISDPELLALFQEVSELIALENRPPTSLEGLRRRIFEDIPHFKKVLESEGYYDGDVFPFLEGGLYVTLSGSFQVILEVVLGTRYTLSSFKFKCPYIPSSLKPLFDDIKNLGIKLDYPARTQEISEAVTVLISKLATRGYPFAKVAEQSIIIHEQTHTMDVTTSIDIGPLARFGTVSIEGLKLLEASYIQDEVLWTQGEVFDAQKIDLLRTNLLQSNLFTSVDVIPAKELNASGELPVLIRVIENKRYYIGAGLHYASSEGASLKAFWGNRNVLGDGDNLDISGQTGRIKSIIEPTYTLPHFLRADQTLVASMMGGSERPEAYHKRGLSGLLQLKRKINESWQASLGGEYSTSRIKKEGQGHDYHLPSLPFNINYSSINSLLNPTSGIKADWSLIPFPKILGGTSNFARIFLRQLLHQPLDSEDSAIFSTYLNLGFMPNGTRNSVPPDKLFYAGGGGSVRGYGYQLAGPLDQDKNPLGGTSAFESGIELLTKITADLGVVSFLDVGTVYNKPAPTFSNPLFWGVGGGIRYYTPIGPIRFDIAFPLRRRSGVDSPFQIYAGIGQSF